Part of the Spiribacter salinus M19-40 genome, TTTGCGCTGCCGCCCGTCAGGACGACGCCGGCAGCAATCAGATCCTCGAAGCCACTGCGCCGCAGCTCGGCCTGGACCAACGTCATGAGCTCCTCATAGCGGGGCTCAACCACCTCGGCGAGGGTCTGACGCGCGAGCCGCCGCGGCGACCGATCCCCCACCGAGGGCACCTCAATGGTCTCCTCGGTGCTCGCCAGCTGGGAGAGCGCGCAGGCGTAGCGCATCTTGATCTCCTCGGCATGCTGAGTGGGGGTGCGCAGGGCAACGGCAATGTCGTTGGTGACCTGGTCTCCGGCAATCGGAATAACGGCGGTGTGCCGAATGGCACCGTCGGTGAATACGGCAAGGTCCGTGGTGCCCCCGCCGATGTCGACGAGGCAGACCCCCAGCTCCTTTTCATCGTCAGTGAGCACCGCGTAGCTCGAAGCGAGCTGCTCCAGAATGACATCATCGACCTCGAGTCCACAGCGCCGAATGCACTTGACGATGTTCTGGGCCGCGCTGACCGCGCCGGTCACCATATGCACCTTGGCCTCCAGGCGAACACCGGACATCCCGATCGGCTCGCGGACACCCTCCTGGCTATCGATGATGTACTCCTGAGGCAGGGTGTGCAGGATCTCCTGATCAGCCGGGATGGCCACGGCCCGAGCGGCATCCAGTACGCGCTCGATATCCCCCTGGGTGACCTCCTTTTCCTTGATCGCGACGATGCCGTGGGAATTCAGCGAACGGACATGGCTGCCGGCGATTCCCACGTAGACCGAGTGGATCTCGCAACCGGCCATCAGCTCGGCCTCCTCCACCGCACGCTGGATCGACTGCACCGTGGATTCGATATTGACCACCACACCCTTTTTCAGGCCCCGCGAGGGATGCGAACCAATGCCGATGACCTCCACGTCGCCATCACTTTGCATCTCCCCGACGATTGCCACGACCTTGGATGTGCCTATGTCCAGGCCAACCAGCAGGTTGCGTTCGGTTTTCCGTGTCATCGTTTCATTCCTCGTCCTGCCAGCGCAGCGCAAAGCCATTGGGATAGCGCAGATCCACCACGGCCACGGACCGCGACTGCGCCTGTTTCATGCGGGGCCAGGCGTTGATCAGCCGGGCCATCCGCGCTTCGGTCTCTTCGCGGCCAAGCCGAAGCGTGCCGCCGTCCTTGAGCGATACCGTCCAGGCCCGACGCTCGTCGAGGGTGAGCCCCGACGGGGTAAGCCCCAGCGGCGCCAAATCGATCCGAAGGCGCTGATACTTCGCGAGCACCCGCGCTGCGCTGCCCGGTGGTCCGGACAGCGAGGGCAGCCCCTCCGGCAGCGTCCGTGGGCGAAAGACCTGCGCCTCCGCATTCATGAGCGCCGCACCCCCCCATTGCGCCACGGGGGTCTGCTCGGTGACCGTAATCCGCAGGGTGTCCGGCCAGACCCGCCGAACGGCCGCGCTCTCCACCCAGGCAAGGGACTCGACAGCTCGCCGTACCCCCCCGACATCCACACCGAGCAGCCCACCGTCCAGCTGATCCGCCAAGGCTTCGCGCAGGTCGCCCTCCTGTACCCGGTTGAGATCGCCATCGAAGCGCACCGTCTCCAGTGGCAGCGGTGCCTCCTGCGGCCAATGATCCAGCGCCAATGAGCCTGCCGCCGTCAAAGCGATGCCCAGCGCGAGGACCATCAGCAACCGCCGACCTTGAAAGATTCCGCCACTCACCGTGTTTCACCATGCCTCCAGCTGGTCAGCAGAATTCGCCAGACCAATTCATCGAACTCGATGCCCCGGGCTTTGGCCGCAGCGGGCACCAGGGAGTGATCGGTCATGCCCGGTACGGTGTTGACCTCGAGCAGCCAGTGCTCGCCGGCGGCATCGGTCATCACATCAACGCGTCCCCAGCCGCTGGCGCCGATCGCTGCAAAGGCCTCCAGTGCCAGCGCCGCCAGCCGCTCCTCAGCCACCGCGGGCAAACCGCTTGGAATGGCCATTCGGGTTGCTTCGGAGCGATACTTCGCCTCGAAATCGTAAAAGTCGGTCACCACGTCGATGCGGATGGTGGGTAGGGCTTCCCCATCCAGAATCCCGACGGTGTATTCATTGCCCTCGATGCAGCGCTCAATGAGCACGTCATCGCCAAATGCCCGTGCCGCCCGCCAGGCTGGCTCGAGCTCGTCCAGGACCCGCACACGGGTCGTCCCCAAACTCGAGCCTTCCCGAAGCGGTTTAACAAACAAGGGCAGACCCAGCGCCTCGGCAACCTCCGGCAAGGCCTCGGCCGTTTGCGGAACCCGAAAATCCGGGGTGGCAAGCCCCATGGCCCGCCAGATCTGCTTACTGCGTAACTTGTCCATGCCAAGCGCCGAGCCGAGCACACCCGCGCCGGTGTACGGCACACCCAAGGCGTCCAGCGCGCCCTGAATCACGCCGTCCTCACCCCCTGGCCCATGCAGCGCAATAAATGCCCGGTCATAGTCGCCCAAGCCGTTCAGGCCATTGCTTGCCGGGTCGTAGGCCTCGGCCCGCACGCCTCGACTCTGCAAGGCAGCCAAGCACTCCGCCCCACTCGCCAGCGAAATGGATCGCTCGGCGGAGCTCCCGCCCATGAGCACGGCGACGCGACCGAGCTCGGCAGCCTCTGGATGACGGTGTTCAGATGTCATCACTGGCCTCCCCGACAATGCGGACCTCTGGCACGAGCGCGACGCCGGCGGTCTCCTCGACCACCCGCTGCACCCGGCGAATCAAGCGCTCGATATCCGCCGCCCGCGCCTCGCCACGATGGACGATGAAATTCGCGTGCTTGTCCGAGACCCAGGCGCCGCCCTCTTGCGTGCCCTTCAAACCGGCCGCCTCAATGAGCCGTGCTGCATGATCGCCAGGGGGGTTACGAAAGACCGACCCGCCGCTCGGCAGACCCGTCGGCTGCGTTTCGGCGCGCTCACCCAGCAGGCCGCGCATCTCCGCCTGCAGGGTATCCGGGTCACCGCCGGGTACGAACGCAAGCCATGCCGCGGTAAACCACTCATCGGCCGGACCCTGCGTGGTCCGATAACCGGTCTGAAAATCCTCAAGCCCTCGCTCGCGCAGCTCACCCTGGGGATCCACCGTTTGCACGGCGGTTACCTGTGCCCAGGTCTCTCCGCCCCAAGCGCCGGCATTCATCGCGAGGGCGCCGCCGACCGTGCCCGGGATACCGGCGAAAAAAGCGCCCCCGGCATAGCCGTGCTTTGCGCACCAGCGCGCCAGTTTGGCGCACGGGACACCGGCCCCCACACGAACCCGCCCAGCACCCAGATCCTCGATGTCACTCAACCCGCGATGCAGCCGAATCACCGAGCCACGCACGCCGCCGTCCCGAACCAGCAGATTGCTGCCAAGCCCCAGCCAAAGCATGGGCTCGCGGCGCTGATCACTCGTCATGAAGCACGCCAGATCAGCAGCATCGGCCGGCTCATAGACGGTCTCTGCCGGCCCACCGACGCGCCAGGTGGTGTAGCGCGCCATGGGCACGTCGTGGCGAAGGCGTCCACGTAGCGTCGTCATTCGCCCGCCTCCCCGTTCAGTAGCCGCGGCAGGGCGCCGCCAATGCTGCCCGCGCCCAGCGTGATCAGGATGTCGTCGGCCTGGAGCTGCGAGGGCAGGATCGCGCACAACTCATCGATGCCTTCCACAAACACCGGATCGACCTGCCCACGCTGGCGAATGGCACGACACAGGCTGCGCGCATCCGCCCCGGGCAGCGCGGTCTCGCCAGCCGGATACACCTCCGTCACGAGAAGCACATCGGCGTCGCTGAGTACCCGGGCAAAGTCTTCGAACAGATCCCGGGTGCGGCTGTAGCGATGGGGCTGAAAGGCGATGACCAGTCGATGATCGGGCCAGCCACTACGCAGCGCCTCAAGGACGGCGGCAATCTCTCGAGGGTGATGGGCGTAATCATCCATCAACAGCGCCTCACCCCCGGCCACAGGTAACGCGCCCAGCTGCTGAAAGCGCCGGCCGATCCCCGAGAACCCCTGCAGTGCCCGCTGGATAGCGGCATCTGACACACCCAGCGCGTTCGCTACGGTGATGGCACCCAGTGCGTTCAGGACGTTGTGGCGCCCCGGTAAATTCAGGGTAATCGGGAGTGGCTCGGTGCTCGTACCCGTGACCGTGAAATGGCTACGGCCGGCATCGGCCCGCACGTCAACGGCCTGCACATCGGCGGTTGCCTCGAAACCATAGGTGCGCACCGGCCGAGCGAGCTCATTTACCAGCCCCCGCAAATAGGGATCGTCATCACACAACACCGCGAGTCCGTAGAACGGCAGATGGTGAATGAACTCGATAAAGGCGTTGCGCAGGCGCTCGAAATCACCGCCATAGGTGCCGAGGTGATCCTCGTCGATATTCGTGAGCACGGCCATCATGGGGCTGAGGTAGAGGAACGAGGCATCACTCTCATCCGCCTCCGCCACCAGGTACCGACCGGCTCCAAGGCGCGCATGACTGGCCGCGCTGTTCAGACGCCCGCCAATCACAAAGGTTGGATCGAGGGCATCCTCGGCGAGGATGCTGGCCACCAGGCTGGTCGTTGTGGTTTTGCCATGTGTGCCGGCCACGGCAATGCCGAACCGGAAGCGCATCAACTCAGCCAGCATCTCGGCACGGGGTACCACGGGCAGGCGCCGGGCCCGTGCCGCAAGTACCTCGGGATTATCTGCAGTGACGGCGCTAGAGGTGACCACCGCATCGGCTGCCGCCACATGAGCGGCGTCATGCCCGATTCTGACCTCCGCGCCAAGGGCCTTGAGGTGGTGGATCACGGCGTTCTCGCGCAGATCGGAACCACTGACCCGATAACCCAGGTTGAGCAGCACCTCCGCAATGCCACCCATGCCGGCTCCGCCGATGCCGACAAAATGCAATTGCCGCACTTGGCCCATGGCGCCGGGGCCACCCGCGGCAAGACCGGTCCACTCGGCCGTCATGCCGCCACCTCCAGACACACATCGGCAACCCGCGTGGCGGCATCAGGCCGACCAAAGGCGCCTGCCGCTTCCCCCATGTGGGCCAGTACCCGGCGATCGCTCAGGAGCCGTTCAAGGCGCACTGCCAGGCGATCCGCCTCCAGCTGATCATCAGCGATCAGCTCCGCACCCCCCGCTTCGACCAGACGGCGCGCGTTCGCGCTTTGATGATCATCCACCGCATGGGGATACGGCACGAGAATCGCAGGCACCCCGGCGGTGGCAAGTTCGGAGACCGTGAGCGCGCCCGCCCGGCAGATCACAAGATCACACCAGCCATACGCCTCGGCCATATCGTCGATAAACGCGCTGACCGTGGCCTCCACCCGGGCATCGGCATAAGCCTGGCGCGCTGTCTCGAGCGTGCGCGGCCCCGCCTGATGGCGCACCTCGGGGCGCTGGTCGCCCGGGAGCCTTGCCAGCGCAGCCGGCACAATCCGGTTCAGGGTCAGCGCACCGAGACTGCCACCCATGACCAGCAGCCGCATGGGACCCTGGCGCTCGGCATAACGCGTTGTCGGTGCCGGCAAGGCCGCAATGGCCTCACGCACCGGGTTACCAGTGAACTCTGCGGCCACGCGATGACTGAACTCGGCCTCGAGCCCCGTCAGCACCCGGCTGGCCAGCCGCGCGAGGAGACGATTGGTCAACCCGGCGATCGCATTTTGTTCATGAATCACCAGCGGGCAGCCGAGCCATCGCGCAGCCAGGCCCGCAGGGCCCGTCACGTAACCACCCATTCCCAGCATCGAGCGTGGCTGATGGCGACGGATCACGGCGCGACACTGCAGGACAGCCAACAGGATCATCCACGGGGCCATCAGCCACCCGCGCAACCCGTTGCCCCGCAACCCGCGGACCGTGGTGGTTTCCATGGCAATGCCCGCCTCGGGCACCACACGCGCTTCCAGGCCGCCTGGCGTTCCAAGCCAGATGACCGGCGTACCGCGCCGTTCCAGCTCACGCGCCACGGCCAGGGCAGGAAACACATGCCCACCGGTGCCGCCCGCGACGATCATGACCGGCGTGACACTCATGTGGGCACCCCCCGCCGCGGCATCCGGCTCGCCGACCGCGCCGCTCTGCGCTGCTCGAAATCGACCCGCAATAACAGCCCCAGAGCAAGGGCATTCATGACCAGACTGCTGCCGCCATAACTCATCAAAGGCAGCGTGAGACCTTTGGTGGGAAGCAGGCCGAGATTCACGCCCATGTTCACGAAGGTCTGCAGCGCAAGCCACACCCCCACGCCATAGGCCAGCAGACCGGCAAATACGTCATCGCCGCGCAGGGCACGCGCGCCAATCAGGCAGGCCCGCCAGACCACGAAGGCAAACAGCGCAATCACCGCGGCCATCCCGACAAAACCCAGTTCCTCGGCGAGCACGGCAAACAGGAAATCGGTGTGTGCTTCTGGCAGGTAGTAAAGCTTCTGCACGCTATTGCCCAGGCCCACGCCCAGCCACTCGCCGCGCCCCACAGCGATCAGCGACTGGGTGAGCTGAAAGCCGGTATCGAACGGATCCGCCCAGGGGTCGCGGAAGGCGATCAAACGCTCCAGGCGGTAGGGCGATGAGACGATCAAGGCGGCCGCGCCCACGCCGCCTGCGCTGGCCAGCAACATCAACACGAGCAGGGGCGTACCGGCGATGAACACCATCGTCCCAACGGTCGCGATCAGGATGGCGAGTGAACCGAAATCGGGCTGTGCGAGCAGCAACAGGCCCACCACCACCAGGACCAGTGCCAAGCCAATCAGCGGCCGCGGGGACTGCTGGAGCTCCACAATGTGACGCTGGATCTGTGCCGCTACATAGACCAGCAGCAACACGCGGGCCACTTCGGAGACCTGCACGTTGAAAAGCCCGATGGGCAGCCAGCGGGTCGCCCCATTGGCCTCGTGTCCCACCCCGGGAACCAATACCAGCGTGAGCAGGAACACGGCAAACAGCATCAACGGTGTGGCGAGCGCCTGAACGCGCTCGAGCGGTATGCGCAGCGCGATGAGCGCGCCGGTGAGGGCCACTGGCAGGAAGATCAGTTGGCGGGTAAGAAAATGCAGGGGCCCGGCACCGGCCTCCTCAGCCACGGAGACCGAGGCGGAGGCCAGCATGACCAGGCCCAGCGAGAGAATCAGCGCGAGCGCGGCGAGCAGGGAGCGATCGAGATCGGCCCACCAACTCCCTCGATGACCCAGCAGGGCCTCCAGCCGCGGACGGAGCATGACTTCAGCCATCAGCCAGTCCCTCCACCAGCGCTCGGAACCGCTCGCCGCGGGCCCGGTAATCCGTGAACTGATCCAGACTCGCGCACCCGGGCGATAACAAGACCACATCACCCGGCCGAGACAGCGCGAGCGCGCGCTCAACCGCAGCGTCGAGATCAGCCACAACCGCTACCGGCACCACGTCGGCCAGGGCCTCGGCCACCGCGGCAGCATCCTGCCCGAAGACGACAGCCGCGCGGCCAGCCGATGCCATGGCAGCAGTCAGGGGCTCGAAGGACTGGCCCTTGGCATCACCGCCCGCCATCAGCACAACCGGCTCGGCCATGCCGCTGACCGCCGCAACGGCGGCCGCGACGTTGGTGGCCTTGGAGTCGTTAATCCAGGTACGGCCTTGGCGCTGGACCACCGTCTCACCGCGATGCGGCAGCCCCGAGAATCCACGGAGCGCCCTCACCATGGCGGTGATCGGCAGGCCAGCCGCATCGCCGAGCGCCAGGGCGGCGAGCGCATTGATGGCGTTGTGCCGTCCGGCGAGCGGCAAGTCAGCCTGGGCCATTAAACCCTCACCTGAACGGCACAGCCAGGCCTCGCCCGCGCGCTGCTCAATCGCCCAGCTCGCACGCGCATCACCGGGCTGGTCGCTAAACCAGACCGTGGTCTGCTCGCGCTGCGCCATGGCTCGGACCGCCGCGTCGTTGACATTGAGGATGGCGCGATCCGCCCCCTTGAGAATGCGGGCCTTCGCCGCGCCATAGGCGGCCATGTCGTCATACCGATCCAGGTGATCAGGGCTGAGATTGAGCACGGCAGCGGCGACCGGCGTGAGCGAGTCGGTGTGCTCGAGTTGAAAGCTCGAGAGTTCAAGGATGAACAGCGGCGCCGCAGGATAGGTCGCCAGAAGATCAAGTGCTGGCTGGCCGAGGTTGCCACCCACCGCGGCCTCGACACCCGCGGCCTCAGCCATGGCGCCAACCATCCGCGTGACTGTGCTCTTGCCGTTCGAGCCGGTAATCGCCACCACCGGTGCCGTGACCGACCGGGCGAACAATTCAATCTCACTGATGATGGGCTGGCGACGCGCCGCGGCCCGCTTCAAGGCAGGCAGGCGGGCATCAACACCGGGGCTCAGGACAATCTCTTCAGCCCGCTCCAGGAGTGTCT contains:
- the ftsA gene encoding cell division protein FtsA, which encodes MTRKTERNLLVGLDIGTSKVVAIVGEMQSDGDVEVIGIGSHPSRGLKKGVVVNIESTVQSIQRAVEEAELMAGCEIHSVYVGIAGSHVRSLNSHGIVAIKEKEVTQGDIERVLDAARAVAIPADQEILHTLPQEYIIDSQEGVREPIGMSGVRLEAKVHMVTGAVSAAQNIVKCIRRCGLEVDDVILEQLASSYAVLTDDEKELGVCLVDIGGGTTDLAVFTDGAIRHTAVIPIAGDQVTNDIAVALRTPTQHAEEIKMRYACALSQLASTEETIEVPSVGDRSPRRLARQTLAEVVEPRYEELMTLVQAELRRSGFEDLIAAGVVLTGGSAKMEGAVDLAEEVFHSPVRLGMPQHMTGLTDVVRNPIYATGVGLLHCGHLHRGERHPDFSSNSRGFASVWSRMKDWFKGNF
- a CDS encoding D-alanine--D-alanine ligase — translated: MTSEHRHPEAAELGRVAVLMGGSSAERSISLASGAECLAALQSRGVRAEAYDPASNGLNGLGDYDRAFIALHGPGGEDGVIQGALDALGVPYTGAGVLGSALGMDKLRSKQIWRAMGLATPDFRVPQTAEALPEVAEALGLPLFVKPLREGSSLGTTRVRVLDELEPAWRAARAFGDDVLIERCIEGNEYTVGILDGEALPTIRIDVVTDFYDFEAKYRSEATRMAIPSGLPAVAEERLAALALEAFAAIGASGWGRVDVMTDAAGEHWLLEVNTVPGMTDHSLVPAAAKARGIEFDELVWRILLTSWRHGETR
- a CDS encoding cell division protein FtsQ/DivIB, which codes for MSGGIFQGRRLLMVLALGIALTAAGSLALDHWPQEAPLPLETVRFDGDLNRVQEGDLREALADQLDGGLLGVDVGGVRRAVESLAWVESAAVRRVWPDTLRITVTEQTPVAQWGGAALMNAEAQVFRPRTLPEGLPSLSGPPGSAARVLAKYQRLRIDLAPLGLTPSGLTLDERRAWTVSLKDGGTLRLGREETEARMARLINAWPRMKQAQSRSVAVVDLRYPNGFALRWQDEE
- the murC gene encoding UDP-N-acetylmuramate--L-alanine ligase, whose product is MTAEWTGLAAGGPGAMGQVRQLHFVGIGGAGMGGIAEVLLNLGYRVSGSDLRENAVIHHLKALGAEVRIGHDAAHVAAADAVVTSSAVTADNPEVLAARARRLPVVPRAEMLAELMRFRFGIAVAGTHGKTTTTSLVASILAEDALDPTFVIGGRLNSAASHARLGAGRYLVAEADESDASFLYLSPMMAVLTNIDEDHLGTYGGDFERLRNAFIEFIHHLPFYGLAVLCDDDPYLRGLVNELARPVRTYGFEATADVQAVDVRADAGRSHFTVTGTSTEPLPITLNLPGRHNVLNALGAITVANALGVSDAAIQRALQGFSGIGRRFQQLGALPVAGGEALLMDDYAHHPREIAAVLEALRSGWPDHRLVIAFQPHRYSRTRDLFEDFARVLSDADVLLVTEVYPAGETALPGADARSLCRAIRQRGQVDPVFVEGIDELCAILPSQLQADDILITLGAGSIGGALPRLLNGEAGE
- the ftsW gene encoding putative lipid II flippase FtsW — translated: MAEVMLRPRLEALLGHRGSWWADLDRSLLAALALILSLGLVMLASASVSVAEEAGAGPLHFLTRQLIFLPVALTGALIALRIPLERVQALATPLMLFAVFLLTLVLVPGVGHEANGATRWLPIGLFNVQVSEVARVLLLVYVAAQIQRHIVELQQSPRPLIGLALVLVVVGLLLLAQPDFGSLAILIATVGTMVFIAGTPLLVLMLLASAGGVGAAALIVSSPYRLERLIAFRDPWADPFDTGFQLTQSLIAVGRGEWLGVGLGNSVQKLYYLPEAHTDFLFAVLAEELGFVGMAAVIALFAFVVWRACLIGARALRGDDVFAGLLAYGVGVWLALQTFVNMGVNLGLLPTKGLTLPLMSYGGSSLVMNALALGLLLRVDFEQRRAARSASRMPRRGVPT
- the murD gene encoding UDP-N-acetylmuramoyl-L-alanine--D-glutamate ligase is translated as MAKTPDRALDAVVVGLGTSGLACVRHLSAAGHRVAATDTRAEAPHAMTVREAHPEVDLSLGGLDETLLERAEEIVLSPGVDARLPALKRAAARRQPIISEIELFARSVTAPVVAITGSNGKSTVTRMVGAMAEAAGVEAAVGGNLGQPALDLLATYPAAPLFILELSSFQLEHTDSLTPVAAAVLNLSPDHLDRYDDMAAYGAAKARILKGADRAILNVNDAAVRAMAQREQTTVWFSDQPGDARASWAIEQRAGEAWLCRSGEGLMAQADLPLAGRHNAINALAALALGDAAGLPITAMVRALRGFSGLPHRGETVVQRQGRTWINDSKATNVAAAVAAVSGMAEPVVLMAGGDAKGQSFEPLTAAMASAGRAAVVFGQDAAAVAEALADVVPVAVVADLDAAVERALALSRPGDVVLLSPGCASLDQFTDYRARGERFRALVEGLADG
- the murB gene encoding UDP-N-acetylmuramate dehydrogenase, with the protein product MTTLRGRLRHDVPMARYTTWRVGGPAETVYEPADAADLACFMTSDQRREPMLWLGLGSNLLVRDGGVRGSVIRLHRGLSDIEDLGAGRVRVGAGVPCAKLARWCAKHGYAGGAFFAGIPGTVGGALAMNAGAWGGETWAQVTAVQTVDPQGELRERGLEDFQTGYRTTQGPADEWFTAAWLAFVPGGDPDTLQAEMRGLLGERAETQPTGLPSGGSVFRNPPGDHAARLIEAAGLKGTQEGGAWVSDKHANFIVHRGEARAADIERLIRRVQRVVEETAGVALVPEVRIVGEASDDI
- the murG gene encoding undecaprenyldiphospho-muramoylpentapeptide beta-N-acetylglucosaminyltransferase, which translates into the protein MSVTPVMIVAGGTGGHVFPALAVARELERRGTPVIWLGTPGGLEARVVPEAGIAMETTTVRGLRGNGLRGWLMAPWMILLAVLQCRAVIRRHQPRSMLGMGGYVTGPAGLAARWLGCPLVIHEQNAIAGLTNRLLARLASRVLTGLEAEFSHRVAAEFTGNPVREAIAALPAPTTRYAERQGPMRLLVMGGSLGALTLNRIVPAALARLPGDQRPEVRHQAGPRTLETARQAYADARVEATVSAFIDDMAEAYGWCDLVICRAGALTVSELATAGVPAILVPYPHAVDDHQSANARRLVEAGGAELIADDQLEADRLAVRLERLLSDRRVLAHMGEAAGAFGRPDAATRVADVCLEVAA